The Caballeronia sp. SL2Y3 genomic sequence TTCCGGACAGCTCGAACATGTGTCACGAGAGTTCGAGCGTCGGTCTGAAGGAAGCGATCGGGGTCGGCGTCGGGACCATCACGCTCGAAGACTTCGAGAAGACGGATCTCATGTTCTTCTTCGGCCAGAACGTCGGCACGAATAGCCCGCGCATGCTGCACCAGTTGCAGGATGCGCGCAAACGCGGCGTGCCGATCATCACGTTCAATCCGCTTCGCGAGCCGGGTCTCGTGTCGTTCGCCAATCCGCAGTCGCCTGTCGACATGCTGACGCCGAAGGAAACGCAGATCAGCACGCAATATCATCAGTTGAAGACCGGCGGCGATACGGCTGCCATTCTCGGCATCTGCAAGGCGGTGATCGAAGCCGACGACCGCGCACAGGCCGAAGGCACGGAACGCATGATCGACGTCACGTTCATCGAGGAACACACGACCGGCTTCGGAGCGTTCGCGGCCTGCGCGCGTCAGACCGAATGGAGCGAGATCGAACAGATCAGCGGCCTGCCGCGCTCGGCGCTGCTCGAAGCGGCCAATGAGTACATGAAAGCCAAGGCCGTCATGGCGCACTACGGCATGGGACTCACGCAGCACAGGCTCGGCGTGCAGAACGTGCGCATGCTCTGCAACCTGCTCTTTCTGCGCGGCAACGTCGGCAAGCCCGGCGCGGGGCCTTCGCCGATACGCGGCCATTCCAACGTGCAGGGGCAGCGCACGGTCGGCATCACGGAAAAGCCTGAACTCGCGCCGCTCGATCAGCTCGCGAAGCAGTTTTCCTTCGAGCCGCCGCGAAAGAAAGGCATGAACACCGTCGAAGCATTCGAGGCGATGGTGAAAGGCAAAGTGAAGGCGGTCTTCAATCTCGGCGGGAACCTCGTGCGTTCGGTGCCGGACAGATTGCAGACGGAGCCGGCGTGGTCGAGCCTGCGCCTCACGATCAACGTGGCCACGAAGCTCAATCGCAGTCACCTCGTGCATGGCGAGATATCGTACGTGCTGCCGTGTCTGAGCCGCATCGAGTTTCATCGCACGCGGCTGGGCGATCAGGCAGTGTCGATGGAAGACAGCACGGGCTGCATGCACGGTTCCAAGGGCGTGACCGAGCCGGCAAGCGAGAAAGCGCGAGCCGAGCAATTCATCGTCGCGGGCATCGCCAAGGCGACGCTCGGCTCGCGTTCGACAGTCGACTGGGACGCGTGGAGCGACGACTATTCGCTCGTCCGAAACGAGATCGCGACCACGTATCCCGAGACGTTCCATGACTTCAACGAACGCCTGTGGGAGCCGGGCGGCTTTCATCGGCCGCTGCCCGCTTGCGAACGCGTGTGGCAAACGAAGTCGGGCAAAGCGGAATTCATGGTGCCCAACTCGCTCGCCGAGGATCCCGACATGCCGGAGAAGACGCCGGAAGCATTGCGGCTCATGACCTTGCGCAGCGACAGCCAGTTCAACACGACCATCTACAACCTCGACGACCGGTTCCGAGGCGTGAAGGGTTCGCGCATGGTCATACTGATGAACGAGGCCGACATCGAGAAGCATCATCTGAAGGAAGGCCAGGAAATAACCTTGCAGACCGTTGCAGACGACGGCATCGACCGCCGGCTTTCCGGGCTGAAGATCAAGGCGTATTCGATTCCCGAAGGCTGCATCGGCGGTTATTACCCCGAGTGCAATGTGTTGCTGCCGCTATGGCATTACGCCGAGGAAAGCAAGGTGCCGGGGGCTAAGTCGATTCCGGTGCGTATAGTGTGATTTAGGTTTGATTCAGGCGTCGCTTATCTGAGCGACGCGCGGGATTCATTGATGGATCTTCGAGCGAAGGCGCTCCACTTCGCGGTCCGAGACCGGCGCCGCATGATTGCCCCATGTGCCACGAATGAAAGTGACGACCTGCGCCATCTGCGCGGTCGTCAATTGACCGTGGAAACCAGGCATCTTCTGTGGCGCAGGCCCTGTCTCCGTCTCCGGGCTCTTGCTGCCCTCGATCACGATGCGCATGACCGATGTCGGGTCTTCCGCCAGCACGAGCGGGTTGCCGGCGAGCGCGGCGACCTTGCCCGGCTGACCGTGGCCGTCCGCCTGATGACAGCGCGCGCAAAACGACAGATAGATGCCCGCGCCGGGACGCTCCACTTCGCCGGTCTGAATGCTGCGCGCCGTCTGCACCTTGGCGTGCTCGTTGTTGTCGTAGCTGCCGTACGTACGCTTAGGAGGCAATGACTTGAGATAAGTGGCGATGGCATGCAGATCGGCATCGGTCATGTACTGCGTGCTGTCACCGATGACCGGCGCCATGGCCCCGAACGCGATTGCGCCTGCGCCATGACCGGTATGCAGAAAGTCGACAATGTCCTGCTCGGTCCAGCGTCCTAGTCCGCTGCCCGGATCGCCGGTGAGGTTAGGTGCAAGCCAGTGATCGTTGACGCCGCTCGTGAGATACCAAGGCGACTTCTCACTGTAGCCAAGCTCGTTGTAGGCGGGACCGCGCGGCGTATGACATGCGCCGCAATGCCCAAGACCTTGCACAAGGTACGCGCCGCGATTCCATTGCGCGCTGCGCTTCGGATCGGGCTGGAATTCATCGCGATTGCCGAATGCGAGGCTCCAGAACAACATGCCCCATCGCTGATTGAACGGAAAAGGCAGATGCGTTTCCGGCGCGCGCTTCGCGCTCGGCTTCACGCCATGCATCAGATAGGCATAGAGCGCGGTCACGTCGTCATCCGTCATGTTCGCGAGCGACGGATACGGCATGGCTGGATAAAGCCGCTTGCCGTCGCGGCGCTTGCCATAGCGAATCGCGTCCGAGAACTCCTTCAGCGTATAGCGTCCGATACCGAAGACCGGGTCCGGCGTGATGTTGCTCGAATAGATCGGGCCGAACGGCGAATTCACCGGCATGCCACCGGCAAGCGGCGTGTGATCGGCCGCGTCGTGACACGCGCTGCAATCGCCTGCTTTGGCGAGGTATTCGCCGCGAGCGATCAATTGCGGCGAACTCGTCATCGGCGACTGCGCCGTGACGTTGTCGGGAAGATTGTCGTTCGCGCGGCCACTGCATGCGCCCAGGGTGGCGAGCACGACTGGCATCAGTGCAGCGGCGATGTGGTTTTTCAAACTCGTCGCGTTCATTTCAATGCCATTGATTGCAGGAGTCGAGGAACACTTCGGCCAGAATGGTGAAGACCAACGCGAGGACGAAGAGACAGCCGATCAACGCACTGCACAGCGCAATGAAGCGCTTGCGGGCCAACTCTTCTTGCAACCGCGAAGGCTTATCCGACGAAGCATCGCTCGCTTTGGCCTGCTGCTCCTTCTTCTGGAGGAAGCGAAAACCGTAGACCGCCAGGCTTGCGCAAACGAGCGACACAATCACGGCCGCGACCGACGTGCCGTACAGCCACGCATGAAAGTGCCTGAAAACAGGCTGCGCGCGCCGAATCGACTCGGCGTAGCAGGCCTGCGCCGAGATGGTCTCGGAGATCATCACTTGCAGCAGCCACGCGCCCGGCGACAGAAAAAAGCCCGCGCACGCGCACAACGCGAGACGTCGCTTCTCTTCTTTCGTCAGATGCTGCTCGGGCAGAGCGGACGTTTGCATCAGTGGCCCCGCATCCAGAAAGGCGTCACGTAGAGCGACGTGAAGATGAAGAGCCACACCACGTCGACGAAGTGCCAGTACAGCCCGCCAATACGCATCGGTGCATTGCGTTCCTCGTCGAAATAGCCGAGCGCGATCCACACAGCGAGCAACACGAGAATCACGATGCCGACCATGACGTGCGCCATGTGAAAGCCGGTGATCGTGAAGTACAGCGAGCCATAGAGGTGAGCCGTGATGCCGTATGGATGGTCGTGCCATTCCTTCAACTGCATGCCGGAGAACACGCAGCCGAGCGCAATGGCGCCGAGCATCCACGCGAATGCCGGCCAGCGCCTGCCCTTCTTGAGCGTTCGCTCCGACATCCATGCCAGCACGCTACTTATGACGAGCACGCCGGTACTCATCGCGCCGCTGCCGATCTTCGGCATGCCCTCGGGCGGCCACGGCAGCGTGGTTTGCGACTGCGAGTAGAAATAGCAGAAGATGAGATAACCGAAGAGACTCGCTTCGGTGGCGACCAGCGCGAGCACGCCCCACCATCCGCCCGAATGCTCGCCCGTGCTTCCGACAGGCAGCACGTCGTTCTTCTTTGCGGTCTGCGCCGGAATGGTTTCTTCGGGCGTCGGCGGTTCGCGTTGCCCGAGCGAGCGGCGCGGCCACATCCACGCAACCAGCGTCGCACCGCAACCCGCAACCATGAGACCAGTGAACCACGGCGAGCGCAGCAACAGCGCCGCAAAACAAAGCGCCGCGAAAAGAGCCAGCAGGAACGGGGACCATGCATCCTCGGGCATCTTGAGTATCGCGTCGGGCTTGCCGTTGAACGGATGCACGCCGAGCGCCTCGCGTCCCTGATGCAGCAGATAACCCGATTCAAGGCTCGATTGCCGCCCTTTCGGTTGCAGGCGGTCTTCCCACATAGGATGCCGCGACTCGACAATCGGCAGCACCGCGAAGTTGTAGGCCGCGGGCGGCGAGTCAGTCGACCATTCGAGGCCCGGCGCATCCCAGGGATTCTGTGGCGCCTTCTTTCCTCGCTTCGCCGAAACCAGTGCATTGATCAGAAAGATGCCTACGCCGATGGCGAAGATGAAAGAGCCGATCGTCGTAATGAGATTGGAGGTGTCCCATCCCATGCCTTCCGGATACGTATAAATGCGCCGGGGCATGCCGAGCAGCCCGGATATATGCATCGGAAAGAAGCCGACATTGAAGCCGACGAGAATGATCCAGAACGCGATCTTGCCCCACCGCTCGCTCATCAGACGCCCGGTGAATTTCGGAAACCAGTAGGTGATGCCGCCGAACACGGGGAATACGTTGATGCCGAGCAGCACGTAATGAAGATGCGCGACGACGAAGTAAGTGTCAGTGAGTTGCCAGTCAAGCGGCACCGCTGCGGTCATTACGCCCGAGACGCCGCCGATCACGAACATCAGCACGAAGCTCGCGAAATAGAGGAACGGCACCGAGAACACGGGGCGCCCGGTCCAGATCGTCGCGATCCATGCGAAGACGGCGACCGCGCTCGGAATCGTAATGAGCACACTCGCTGCGCCGAAGAAAGCCAGAGCAAGCGGCGGAATGCCGGTCGCGAACATGTGATGAATCCACACTTCGAAGCCGATGATCATCGTCGCGACCGTCGACATGGCCACTGCCGCGTAACCGACGAGCGGACGCCGGCAAAACGTGGGCAATGCATCGGAGACGATACCCATCGCGGGCAGCACCACGACATACACCCACGGATGCGCGAACATCCAGAAGAGGTGTTGCCAGAGCAGCGGCCTGCCGTCGCTCGCGACATCGAAGAAATGCGTGCCGATGTTGCGGTCCATCCATAACAGGAAGAAGGCGAGACTCACGGAAGGCACGGCAAAGAGGTTCGCGAAGGAAGTGGTCAGCGTGCCCCATACGATGATCGGCAGCCGGTCCACCGACATGCCCACCGCGCGCATGCGAAAGAGCGTGACCACGAAATTCACTGCGCCCACGGTCGTCGAAATGCCGAGCAACACCATGCCGAGCGAATAGACGTCGATGTTTATTCCACGGCTGTATTCGAGCG encodes the following:
- a CDS encoding cytochrome c, which codes for MPVVLATLGACSGRANDNLPDNVTAQSPMTSSPQLIARGEYLAKAGDCSACHDAADHTPLAGGMPVNSPFGPIYSSNITPDPVFGIGRYTLKEFSDAIRYGKRRDGKRLYPAMPYPSLANMTDDDVTALYAYLMHGVKPSAKRAPETHLPFPFNQRWGMLFWSLAFGNRDEFQPDPKRSAQWNRGAYLVQGLGHCGACHTPRGPAYNELGYSEKSPWYLTSGVNDHWLAPNLTGDPGSGLGRWTEQDIVDFLHTGHGAGAIAFGAMAPVIGDSTQYMTDADLHAIATYLKSLPPKRTYGSYDNNEHAKVQTARSIQTGEVERPGAGIYLSFCARCHQADGHGQPGKVAALAGNPLVLAEDPTSVMRIVIEGSKSPETETGPAPQKMPGFHGQLTTAQMAQVVTFIRGTWGNHAAPVSDREVERLRSKIHQ
- a CDS encoding FdhF/YdeP family oxidoreductase — its product is MSKEAKNPSYPFASGGWGSMKAVATILMQEKVPIKDSAILLKQNKPDGFMCVSCSWAKPADPHTFEFCESGAKATAWDTTAKRMTPEFFELHTVKQLLNWHDHDLEEAGRLTAPMRYDAATDKYVEVTWQQAFDEIGKELNALDPETVVFYASGRASLETAYMYQLFARMYGCNNLPDSSNMCHESSSVGLKEAIGVGVGTITLEDFEKTDLMFFFGQNVGTNSPRMLHQLQDARKRGVPIITFNPLREPGLVSFANPQSPVDMLTPKETQISTQYHQLKTGGDTAAILGICKAVIEADDRAQAEGTERMIDVTFIEEHTTGFGAFAACARQTEWSEIEQISGLPRSALLEAANEYMKAKAVMAHYGMGLTQHRLGVQNVRMLCNLLFLRGNVGKPGAGPSPIRGHSNVQGQRTVGITEKPELAPLDQLAKQFSFEPPRKKGMNTVEAFEAMVKGKVKAVFNLGGNLVRSVPDRLQTEPAWSSLRLTINVATKLNRSHLVHGEISYVLPCLSRIEFHRTRLGDQAVSMEDSTGCMHGSKGVTEPASEKARAEQFIVAGIAKATLGSRSTVDWDAWSDDYSLVRNEIATTYPETFHDFNERLWEPGGFHRPLPACERVWQTKSGKAEFMVPNSLAEDPDMPEKTPEALRLMTLRSDSQFNTTIYNLDDRFRGVKGSRMVILMNEADIEKHHLKEGQEITLQTVADDGIDRRLSGLKIKAYSIPEGCIGGYYPECNVLLPLWHYAEESKVPGAKSIPVRIV
- the ctaD gene encoding cytochrome c oxidase subunit I, which translates into the protein MAVTGDRSAGHTHRVAFRREPEFGSVPKGSEAEKRLLDLWEGESGWRGFITTVDHKKIGLRYIVTAFVFLLLGGVEALIMRLQLARPNETLVTPGQFAELFTMHGITMIFLYALPVLSGFANFLWPLMLGSRDMAFPRLNALSYWVFLFAGIFLYCSFPLGEAPNAGWFNYVPLASLEYSRGINIDVYSLGMVLLGISTTVGAVNFVVTLFRMRAVGMSVDRLPIIVWGTLTTSFANLFAVPSVSLAFFLLWMDRNIGTHFFDVASDGRPLLWQHLFWMFAHPWVYVVVLPAMGIVSDALPTFCRRPLVGYAAVAMSTVATMIIGFEVWIHHMFATGIPPLALAFFGAASVLITIPSAVAVFAWIATIWTGRPVFSVPFLYFASFVLMFVIGGVSGVMTAAVPLDWQLTDTYFVVAHLHYVLLGINVFPVFGGITYWFPKFTGRLMSERWGKIAFWIILVGFNVGFFPMHISGLLGMPRRIYTYPEGMGWDTSNLITTIGSFIFAIGVGIFLINALVSAKRGKKAPQNPWDAPGLEWSTDSPPAAYNFAVLPIVESRHPMWEDRLQPKGRQSSLESGYLLHQGREALGVHPFNGKPDAILKMPEDAWSPFLLALFAALCFAALLLRSPWFTGLMVAGCGATLVAWMWPRRSLGQREPPTPEETIPAQTAKKNDVLPVGSTGEHSGGWWGVLALVATEASLFGYLIFCYFYSQSQTTLPWPPEGMPKIGSGAMSTGVLVISSVLAWMSERTLKKGRRWPAFAWMLGAIALGCVFSGMQLKEWHDHPYGITAHLYGSLYFTITGFHMAHVMVGIVILVLLAVWIALGYFDEERNAPMRIGGLYWHFVDVVWLFIFTSLYVTPFWMRGH